The following are from one region of the Mixophyes fleayi isolate aMixFle1 chromosome 7, aMixFle1.hap1, whole genome shotgun sequence genome:
- the LOC142098533 gene encoding gamma-crystallin 1-like, with the protein MGKIIFYEDKNFQGRSYECNSDNINLHDHFSRCNSIKVENGNWMLYEHTNNQGYQYFLKKGEYPDFHHWMGFNDSINSCHIIPQHRGTFRIRIYEKEDFRGHTVEFTEDCHQVYEEFNYHDIYSCNVLEGHWIFYELPNYKGRQYYLRLGEYRKYNDWGALTPRVGSFRRA; encoded by the exons ATGGGAAAG ATCATCTTCTATGAGGACAAGAATTTCCAGGGTCGCTCCTATGAGTGCAATTCTGACAATATAAATCTCCACGACCATTTCAGCCGCTGCAACTCCATCAAAGTGGAAAATGGAAACTGGATGCTGTATGAACATACAAACAATCAGGGATAtcaatattttttaaagaaaggaGAATATCCTGATTTCCACCACTGGATGGGATTCAATGACTCCATCAACTCTTGCCATATTATTCCTCAG CACCGTGGCACTTTCCGTATTAGAATCTATGAGAAGGAAGACTTCAGGGGACACACGGTGGAGTTTACTGAAGATTGCCACCAGGTTTATGAAGAATTTAATTACCATGACATCTATTCATGCAATGTGCTTGAGGGACACTGGATCTTTTATGAATTGCCCAATTATAAAGGACGTCAGTATTACCTGAGACTTGGAGAGTACAGGAAATACAATGACTGGGGTGCTTTGACTCCAAGAGTTGGTTCCTTCAGAAGAGCTTAA